The following coding sequences lie in one Kribbella sp. NBC_00709 genomic window:
- a CDS encoding inositol-3-phosphate synthase has translation MTSIRVAIVGVGNCASSLVQGVHYYRDAKPDERVPGLMHVQFGDYHVRDVEFVAAFDVDGKKVGLDLADAIGASENNTIKICDVAPTGVTVQRGHTLDGLGKYYRETITESDADPVDVVATLREAQVDVLVCYLPVGSEQAAKFYAQCAIDAKVAFVNALPVFIAGTKEWADKFTAAGVPIVGDDIKSQIGATITHRVLTKLFEDRGVTVDRTYQLNVGGNMDFKNMLERERLESKKISKTQSVTSQLRDEIDPRNVHIGPSDYVAWLDDRKWAFIRLEGRNFGDVPLSLEYKLEVWDSPNSAGIIIDAIRAVKIAKDRGIGGPILSASSYFMKSPPEQYADDVCRDLVEKFIRGEVDR, from the coding sequence ATGACCTCGATCCGCGTAGCGATCGTCGGTGTCGGCAACTGCGCAAGCTCGCTCGTCCAGGGCGTGCACTACTACCGTGACGCGAAGCCCGACGAGCGCGTCCCCGGTCTGATGCACGTCCAGTTCGGCGACTACCACGTCCGCGATGTGGAGTTCGTCGCCGCCTTCGACGTCGACGGCAAGAAGGTCGGCCTGGACCTCGCCGACGCGATCGGCGCCAGCGAGAACAACACGATCAAGATCTGCGACGTGGCGCCGACCGGCGTCACCGTCCAGCGCGGTCACACCCTCGACGGCCTCGGCAAGTACTACCGCGAGACCATCACCGAATCCGACGCCGACCCGGTCGACGTCGTGGCGACCCTGCGTGAGGCTCAGGTCGACGTGCTGGTCTGCTACCTGCCGGTGGGTTCGGAGCAGGCGGCGAAGTTCTACGCCCAGTGTGCGATCGACGCGAAGGTCGCGTTCGTCAACGCGCTGCCGGTGTTCATCGCGGGCACCAAGGAGTGGGCCGACAAGTTCACCGCGGCCGGCGTGCCGATCGTCGGCGACGACATCAAGTCGCAGATCGGCGCGACCATCACGCACCGGGTGCTGACCAAGCTGTTCGAGGACCGCGGCGTCACCGTGGACCGGACGTACCAGCTGAACGTCGGCGGCAACATGGACTTCAAGAACATGCTCGAGCGCGAGCGGCTGGAGTCCAAGAAGATCAGCAAGACCCAGTCCGTCACCTCGCAGCTGCGCGACGAGATCGACCCGCGCAACGTGCACATCGGCCCGTCGGACTACGTGGCCTGGCTGGACGACCGCAAGTGGGCGTTCATCCGGCTCGAGGGCCGCAACTTCGGCGACGTCCCGCTGTCGCTGGAGTACAAGCTCGAGGTCTGGGACTCGCCGAACTCGGCCGGCATCATCATCGACGCGATCCGCGCGGTGAAGATCGCCAAGGACCGCGGCATCGGCGGCCCGATCCTGTCCGCCTCGTCGTACTTCATGAAGTCCCCGCCGGAGCAGTACGCCGACGACGTCTGCCGCGACCTGGTGGAGAAGTTCATCCGCGGCGAGGTCGACCGCTGA
- a CDS encoding pre-peptidase C-terminal domain-containing protein: MTKFRRTGALACAGAVVLGGLAVAAGTQADAQQTPVDQLLSQPLAGGAALGKIQSRLAEVADHNRLPADQLRQILATDKTAWLDADSKLFFREPGLTSAQRAPEASPRWARTAVEGATGPAFELHSKPGSNRVLYLDFDGHTITGTAWNASKGIDPVNVSAYDTDGDPASYSSAEQDVVHEVWARVAEDYSTFDVDVTTQEPPQSAIDRSGASDEQYGTRVLIDPDTWYQSGCGCGGVAYVGVYDSTSQHDYYQPALVFTKGVGTGAKNLAEAASHEAGHNVGLSHDGTSTVGYYQGHGAWAPIMGVGYYRGISQWSKGEYADANNTEDDYAVVGTHGLALRADEAGDTTADATALTVGTPVSGIIAAEDDTDVYRVDVSAAGNYTATASPAPTGGNLDIKLDLLDGSGAVVASNDPASGQSDAGTPTGLGASVSGTLQPGIYYLRIDNVGYGDPLNTGYSTYGSRGAYTLSVSPS; this comes from the coding sequence GTGACTAAATTCCGCCGTACCGGTGCACTCGCGTGCGCCGGTGCTGTCGTTCTTGGAGGTCTGGCGGTCGCTGCCGGCACCCAGGCCGATGCGCAGCAGACACCCGTCGACCAGCTGTTGTCGCAGCCGTTGGCGGGTGGCGCCGCTCTCGGCAAGATCCAGTCGAGACTCGCCGAGGTTGCCGACCACAACCGGCTGCCCGCGGACCAGCTGCGGCAGATCCTTGCCACCGACAAGACCGCGTGGCTCGATGCCGACAGCAAACTGTTCTTCCGCGAGCCGGGTCTGACCAGCGCGCAGAGGGCTCCCGAGGCGTCACCCCGCTGGGCGCGTACCGCCGTCGAGGGCGCGACCGGTCCGGCGTTCGAGCTGCACAGCAAGCCGGGCTCGAACCGGGTGCTCTACCTGGACTTCGACGGCCACACCATCACCGGCACGGCGTGGAACGCGTCGAAGGGCATCGACCCGGTGAACGTCTCGGCGTACGACACCGACGGTGATCCGGCGAGCTACAGCAGCGCCGAGCAGGATGTGGTCCACGAGGTGTGGGCCCGGGTCGCCGAGGACTACTCGACCTTCGATGTGGACGTGACGACGCAGGAGCCGCCGCAGTCCGCCATCGACCGCTCCGGTGCGTCGGACGAGCAGTACGGCACGCGGGTACTGATCGATCCGGACACCTGGTACCAGTCGGGCTGCGGTTGCGGCGGTGTCGCGTATGTCGGCGTGTACGACAGCACGAGCCAGCACGACTACTACCAGCCGGCGTTGGTGTTCACGAAGGGTGTCGGCACCGGCGCGAAGAACCTCGCCGAGGCCGCGTCGCACGAGGCCGGGCACAACGTCGGGCTCTCGCACGACGGCACCTCGACGGTCGGGTACTACCAGGGTCACGGCGCGTGGGCCCCGATCATGGGCGTCGGGTACTACCGCGGCATCAGCCAGTGGAGCAAAGGCGAGTACGCCGACGCGAACAACACGGAAGACGACTACGCCGTTGTCGGAACGCACGGTCTGGCTCTGCGCGCCGACGAGGCCGGCGACACGACTGCCGACGCCACAGCGCTGACGGTGGGTACGCCGGTGTCCGGGATCATCGCGGCGGAGGACGACACCGACGTGTACCGCGTCGACGTGAGTGCCGCTGGCAACTACACCGCGACGGCGAGCCCGGCTCCGACCGGTGGCAACCTCGACATCAAGCTGGATCTGCTGGACGGCTCCGGCGCGGTCGTCGCGTCGAACGACCCGGCCTCCGGTCAGAGCGACGCCGGCACGCCGACCGGTCTGGGTGCCAGTGTTAGCGGCACCCTCCAGCCGGGTATCTACTATCTGCGGATCGACAACGTCGGCTACGGCGACCCGCTGAACACCGGCTACTCGACGTACGGCAGCCGTGGCGCCTACACCCTGAGCGTTTCGCCCTCCTGA
- a CDS encoding short-chain fatty acid transporter, translating into MADSHGKHARSEVEADGALARLALRFTAFTEKWLPDAFGFVLVGTFVVLLFGLVTGEPLLKRPDDPAATKGFGMVDAWGIGFWSLITFTLQMAMIIIGGYAVATSGPIARLITRLARIPKNPRSAVAFVAAVAMLASYLNWAFSLIFAAILAREVARNVPKADYRALGAMAFLGLGTVWAQGLSGSAALQVASASSSPPPVQEVIKASGHASGLIPLSDTIFTWQAVVATLIVYGVGVGMAWFIAPGEGNARTAEQIGIELKPLIGRGSAYNGQRQEARRPGDWLEHSPLFSLLIVLLGAVYLVRYFSGKSFFNALDLNTVNLILFLLALLLHWRPWRMARAVHDGAPAAAGVLLQFPLYGGIFGMIAYTGISGRLAGWLVQASNQFLFPPLVAIYSCILGIFVPSGGSKWVIEAPYVLQAANELKVDAGWMVVVYDLGEASANLLQPFWMLPTLAILGLKARDIMGYTFTMFLACFPAALIAVTLLAPHVTS; encoded by the coding sequence ATGGCCGACAGCCATGGGAAGCACGCCAGGTCCGAGGTCGAAGCCGACGGCGCGCTTGCGCGGCTGGCGCTGCGGTTCACCGCGTTCACGGAGAAATGGCTGCCGGACGCGTTCGGGTTCGTCCTGGTCGGCACCTTCGTGGTGCTGCTGTTCGGGCTCGTCACCGGTGAACCGCTGCTGAAGCGCCCGGACGACCCGGCCGCGACCAAGGGCTTCGGGATGGTCGATGCCTGGGGCATCGGGTTCTGGTCGCTGATCACGTTCACCCTGCAGATGGCGATGATCATCATCGGCGGGTACGCCGTCGCGACCAGCGGACCGATCGCCCGACTGATCACCCGGCTGGCGCGGATCCCGAAGAACCCGCGCAGCGCGGTCGCGTTCGTCGCCGCGGTCGCGATGCTGGCGTCGTACCTGAACTGGGCGTTCAGTCTGATCTTCGCGGCGATCCTCGCTCGAGAGGTGGCGCGCAACGTGCCGAAGGCGGACTACCGCGCGCTCGGAGCGATGGCGTTCCTCGGGCTCGGCACCGTGTGGGCGCAGGGGCTGTCCGGGTCGGCCGCGCTACAGGTGGCTAGTGCGAGCAGCAGTCCGCCGCCGGTGCAGGAAGTCATCAAGGCCAGTGGACATGCCAGCGGTCTGATCCCGCTCAGCGACACCATCTTCACGTGGCAAGCGGTCGTGGCGACGCTGATCGTGTACGGCGTCGGCGTCGGGATGGCGTGGTTCATCGCACCGGGCGAAGGCAACGCGCGGACCGCTGAGCAGATCGGGATCGAGCTGAAACCGCTCATCGGCCGAGGGTCGGCGTACAACGGTCAGCGCCAGGAGGCACGTAGGCCGGGTGACTGGCTTGAGCATTCACCACTGTTCAGTCTGCTGATCGTGTTGCTCGGTGCGGTCTATCTGGTCCGCTACTTCAGCGGCAAGAGTTTCTTCAACGCACTCGACCTGAATACGGTCAACCTCATCCTGTTCCTGCTCGCGCTGCTCCTCCACTGGCGACCGTGGCGGATGGCTCGCGCCGTCCACGACGGTGCCCCGGCTGCGGCCGGCGTACTGCTCCAGTTCCCCTTGTACGGCGGGATCTTCGGCATGATCGCGTACACGGGCATCTCCGGACGGCTGGCCGGCTGGTTGGTGCAGGCGAGCAACCAGTTCCTGTTCCCGCCGCTGGTCGCGATCTACTCGTGCATCCTCGGCATCTTCGTACCGAGTGGTGGCAGCAAGTGGGTGATCGAGGCGCCGTACGTCCTGCAGGCCGCCAACGAACTCAAGGTCGACGCAGGCTGGATGGTCGTTGTGTACGACCTCGGCGAGGCAAGCGCGAACCTGCTGCAACCGTTCTGGATGCTGCCGACCCTCGCCATCCTCGGCCTGAAGGCGCGCGACATCATGGGCTACACGTTCACGATGTTCCTGGCCTGCTTCCCGGCCGCCCTGATCGCCGTGACGCTGCTGGCACCCCACGTGACCTCGTGA
- a CDS encoding DUF72 domain-containing protein, which produces MRLHVGCAQWTHAAWPQPSRDKLRAYASWCNAVESNTTFYATPSRGSVENWAAQTPPDFRFVVKLPQVITHERRLTNVEAEFRSFLSAIEPLGPRNHAVWIQLPAAFSPTDLGALAAFLHQAPRDYRYAVEVRHRAFFDDPAAAANLERVLARVDAEWIPFDTGTLFARRPTSFAERDAWMKKPRVARRTRALTAFPIVRYIGRDSVAETVDGWTYLVELVVQWLSDGRSPTILLHTPDNAEALNLARRFHATVAAAVPTLAPLPEPIAAEPPTLF; this is translated from the coding sequence ATGAGGCTGCATGTCGGTTGTGCGCAATGGACGCATGCCGCCTGGCCGCAGCCGTCGCGGGACAAGCTGCGCGCGTACGCGTCCTGGTGCAACGCGGTCGAGAGCAACACCACGTTCTACGCGACACCGTCCCGCGGGTCTGTGGAGAACTGGGCCGCGCAGACTCCGCCTGACTTTCGCTTCGTGGTGAAGCTGCCGCAGGTGATCACGCACGAGCGCCGGCTGACGAACGTCGAGGCCGAGTTCCGCAGCTTCCTGAGCGCGATCGAGCCGCTCGGCCCGCGCAACCACGCCGTGTGGATCCAACTGCCGGCCGCGTTCTCCCCCACCGACCTGGGCGCCCTCGCCGCGTTCCTGCACCAGGCACCCCGCGACTACCGGTACGCCGTGGAAGTGCGCCACCGCGCCTTCTTCGATGACCCTGCCGCCGCTGCGAATCTCGAGCGTGTGCTCGCCCGCGTTGACGCCGAGTGGATCCCGTTCGACACTGGCACACTGTTCGCTCGCCGCCCGACCAGCTTCGCCGAGCGTGACGCCTGGATGAAGAAGCCGCGCGTGGCCCGCCGGACCCGGGCGCTCACCGCGTTTCCGATCGTCCGGTACATCGGCCGCGACTCCGTGGCCGAGACCGTCGACGGCTGGACCTACCTGGTCGAACTGGTCGTGCAGTGGCTCTCCGACGGCCGTTCGCCGACGATCTTACTGCACACGCCCGACAACGCCGAGGCCCTCAATCTGGCCCGCCGCTTCCACGCGACCGTCGCGGCAGCCGTCCCCACCCTGGCCCCGCTCCCGGAGCCGATCGCGGCCGAACCGCCGACGCTCTTCTAG
- a CDS encoding M20 metallopeptidase family protein, translating into MAEGAGIAAGLAELRRVLHREPEVGLELPRTQQVVMDALAGLPLEINTGREVTSVVAVLRGGAPGPTVLLRGDMDALPVVEETGLEYAAENGNMHACGHDLHTAGLVGAAQLLSAHREELRGNVIFMFQPGEEGLAGAGYMLREGLLQATGDKPIAAYALHVWAQAGKGVFQMRPGTMMASSNQLHITVRGKGGHGSMPDRTIDPVPVVAELVLALQTYATRRVNVFDPVVITVTQLEAGVAINVIPNTARLGATVRTLSDATLAQLTRELPALAERIAAAHGCTVDARLNPQYPVTLNDAARTAETAEILTGLFGADRVQGLENPLMGAEDFSMVLKEVPGTFAMVGARPDDVSAEEAPSNHSSIVRFDDAVLGDQAAALAQLAAHHLIPA; encoded by the coding sequence GTGGCTGAGGGCGCTGGGATTGCTGCGGGTTTGGCGGAGCTCAGGCGGGTGTTGCATCGGGAGCCTGAGGTCGGGCTGGAGTTGCCCCGGACGCAGCAAGTGGTGATGGATGCGCTGGCGGGGCTGCCGTTGGAGATCAACACCGGCCGTGAGGTGACCTCCGTGGTGGCTGTACTGCGAGGCGGGGCGCCGGGGCCGACGGTGTTGCTCCGGGGTGACATGGATGCGTTGCCGGTGGTCGAGGAGACAGGACTCGAGTACGCGGCGGAGAACGGGAACATGCATGCCTGCGGCCACGACCTGCACACCGCGGGCCTCGTCGGAGCGGCCCAGCTGTTGAGCGCTCATCGCGAGGAGCTGCGGGGGAACGTGATCTTCATGTTCCAGCCTGGCGAGGAAGGGCTCGCTGGAGCGGGATACATGCTGCGGGAGGGCCTGCTGCAGGCGACAGGTGACAAGCCGATCGCGGCGTACGCGCTGCACGTCTGGGCGCAGGCCGGAAAGGGCGTCTTCCAGATGCGGCCGGGCACGATGATGGCCAGCTCGAACCAGCTGCACATCACGGTGCGCGGGAAGGGCGGGCACGGTTCGATGCCGGACCGGACGATCGACCCGGTGCCGGTGGTGGCGGAGCTGGTCCTGGCGCTGCAGACGTATGCGACGCGGCGGGTGAACGTGTTCGATCCGGTCGTCATCACCGTCACTCAGCTCGAGGCCGGAGTCGCGATCAACGTCATCCCGAACACGGCCCGCCTCGGTGCGACCGTGCGGACGTTGTCGGATGCAACCCTCGCGCAGCTGACGCGGGAGCTGCCGGCGCTGGCGGAGCGGATCGCAGCAGCGCACGGATGCACCGTGGACGCGCGGCTGAACCCGCAGTACCCGGTGACGCTGAACGATGCCGCCCGTACGGCGGAGACCGCTGAGATCCTGACCGGCCTGTTCGGCGCGGACCGGGTGCAGGGGCTGGAGAACCCGTTGATGGGGGCCGAGGACTTCTCGATGGTCCTGAAGGAGGTGCCCGGGACGTTCGCGATGGTCGGCGCGCGGCCGGACGACGTCTCCGCGGAGGAAGCGCCGTCGAACCATTCGAGCATCGTTCGGTTCGACGACGCCGTCCTCGGCGACCAGGCGGCCGCGTTGGCGCAGCTCGCCGCACATCATCTGATTCCGGCGTAG
- a CDS encoding GNAT family N-acetyltransferase → MTEIREYRDTDAPSWLRCRLLSFFGTEYYDDIVVDRPVFENPAHRLVAVENETVVGLMDVEIFTDRATIDVLAIHPDHQRHGLATRLLEAVVPRLRGGVLDAWTRGDASANSWYQRSGFTENFRYLHVYKSGQDDAAGFETPDGLGKPVTAFMHAPISLEASLRERFSRIHVCRQYVRSL, encoded by the coding sequence ATGACCGAGATCCGCGAGTACCGCGACACCGACGCCCCTAGCTGGCTTCGCTGCCGCCTGCTCAGCTTCTTCGGCACCGAGTACTACGACGACATCGTGGTGGACCGCCCGGTCTTCGAGAACCCGGCGCACCGCCTGGTGGCCGTCGAGAACGAGACAGTGGTCGGCCTGATGGACGTCGAGATCTTCACCGACCGCGCCACGATCGACGTGCTGGCCATTCATCCAGACCACCAACGTCACGGGTTGGCCACCCGGTTGCTCGAGGCGGTCGTTCCGCGCCTTCGCGGCGGCGTGCTCGACGCCTGGACGCGCGGGGATGCGTCGGCGAACTCCTGGTACCAGCGGTCGGGGTTCACGGAGAACTTCCGCTATCTCCATGTCTACAAGTCGGGGCAGGACGATGCCGCCGGCTTCGAGACGCCGGACGGTTTGGGCAAGCCGGTGACTGCGTTCATGCATGCGCCGATCTCGCTCGAGGCTTCCCTGCGTGAGCGTTTCTCCCGGATCCATGTCTGCCGGCAGTACGTGCGGTCGCTATGA
- a CDS encoding PadR family transcriptional regulator: MGNRSGVLELAVLGLLHEAPMHGYELRKRVNAQFGWGRVLSFGSLYPCLKAMLRNGLITADPGTPESGRRPKIVYTITADGKDHFAHAMHEAGPSAWEDDTFGVRFSFFGRTDPATRLRILEGRRARMEERLANFRAAMSRTAERVDAYTLELQRHGLESAEREVRWLNELIDGERRQQRPPEQHQPPIQGDSR; encoded by the coding sequence ATGGGAAACCGCAGTGGGGTCCTGGAGCTCGCCGTACTCGGTCTGCTGCACGAAGCGCCGATGCACGGTTACGAGCTCCGCAAGCGCGTCAACGCCCAGTTCGGCTGGGGACGTGTGCTGTCGTTCGGTTCGCTCTACCCGTGTCTGAAGGCGATGCTCCGCAACGGGCTGATCACGGCCGACCCCGGGACGCCGGAGTCGGGTCGCCGGCCCAAGATCGTCTACACGATCACCGCCGACGGCAAGGACCACTTCGCGCACGCGATGCACGAAGCCGGTCCGTCGGCCTGGGAGGACGACACGTTCGGCGTCCGCTTCTCGTTCTTCGGCCGGACCGATCCGGCCACCCGGTTGCGCATCCTCGAGGGCCGCAGGGCCCGGATGGAGGAGCGGCTGGCCAACTTCCGGGCGGCGATGAGCCGGACGGCGGAGCGGGTCGACGCCTACACCCTCGAGCTGCAACGGCACGGCCTGGAGTCGGCCGAGCGCGAGGTCCGCTGGCTGAACGAGCTGATCGACGGCGAGCGGCGGCAACAGCGGCCCCCTGAACAGCACCAACCGCCTATCCAAGGAGATTCCAGATGA
- a CDS encoding transglycosylase domain-containing protein, giving the protein MSEARRKAAPARRRQKRHWALRVLGWLAALMFLGIIGAVATFFIVYQTTKIPDPNKEFATNTTTVTYADQRNPLGTFFEQNRHSVPLSQIPKRVQDSVIAAEDRTFWTNPGISPQGMVRAGVNIARGEQLQGGSTITQQYVKVMYLTQERTVGRKLKELFIATKLGRQQDKSKTLEGYLNTVYFGEGAYGISAAGDAYFKKPDPSTLSVPESALLATVLNNPTVFDVTDPDPRTKQRIIDRYQYVLDGMQQMGTISPALEKQYANRLPALHMKEKSSRYGGPKGFLLDMARKELGRLGFDEDAITGGGLKVTTTFNYTQQNKMLVAAKNEKPKKSDGLHVGMAAVQPGTGQLLAMYGGPDFLKSQINWATTKARPGSSFKPFALAAALEDEKSIYDIFQGDSPITVQGQKFGNELSTDYGDVTLLKATEESVNTAFYDLVDNQMDNGPEKVTAAAEAAGIPASKALENDKSNPSTVLGPNAYASPVDMANAYATFAAGGKYTPLHVIKEVRGPDGKVLWSDASIMKQQKQAFRPEIANMVNYVLQKVVTDGTGTGAKDLDRPVAGKTGTAGGVAVEDRAENKKCGGCKDGSATLTSWWSAYTPQLSTSVLYRAGKDGESDLDPYSDDPAFFGGNWPLKTWLAFMKAALDGVPSADFVAPDADQVKDTTTPTFTPPTNTPTNTPTNTPPPSSPPPSSPPPSTPPPNTPTNTPTKTKPTRPTTTPGWPSLPTGGTTSEPTKTPQKPGGGQ; this is encoded by the coding sequence GTGAGTGAAGCTCGTAGGAAGGCCGCCCCGGCCCGCCGTCGGCAGAAGAGGCATTGGGCGCTTCGCGTTCTCGGCTGGCTGGCCGCGCTCATGTTCCTCGGCATCATCGGCGCGGTCGCGACCTTCTTCATCGTGTACCAGACGACGAAGATCCCCGACCCGAACAAAGAGTTCGCCACCAACACGACCACAGTGACGTACGCCGACCAGCGGAACCCCCTGGGCACGTTCTTCGAGCAGAACCGGCACTCGGTGCCGTTGTCGCAGATTCCGAAGCGCGTTCAGGACTCGGTGATCGCGGCCGAGGACCGGACCTTCTGGACCAACCCCGGCATCTCGCCGCAAGGCATGGTCCGGGCAGGGGTGAACATCGCCCGCGGTGAGCAGTTGCAGGGTGGTTCGACGATCACCCAGCAGTATGTGAAGGTCATGTACCTGACCCAGGAGCGGACGGTAGGCCGCAAGCTCAAGGAACTGTTCATCGCGACCAAACTCGGCCGGCAGCAGGACAAGAGCAAGACGCTCGAGGGCTACCTGAACACGGTCTACTTCGGCGAGGGTGCGTACGGCATCTCCGCCGCGGGTGACGCCTACTTCAAGAAGCCCGACCCGAGCACACTGTCTGTCCCGGAGTCGGCGCTGCTCGCCACCGTGCTGAACAACCCGACGGTGTTCGACGTCACTGACCCGGACCCGCGGACGAAGCAGCGGATCATCGACCGCTACCAGTACGTGCTCGACGGTATGCAGCAGATGGGCACGATCTCCCCGGCCTTGGAGAAGCAGTACGCCAATCGGCTGCCGGCGCTGCACATGAAGGAGAAGAGCAGTCGCTACGGCGGCCCGAAGGGCTTCCTGCTCGACATGGCTCGCAAAGAGCTGGGCAGACTCGGTTTCGACGAGGACGCGATCACCGGCGGCGGACTGAAGGTCACCACCACCTTCAACTACACGCAGCAGAACAAGATGCTGGTTGCGGCCAAGAATGAGAAGCCGAAGAAGAGCGACGGGTTGCACGTCGGGATGGCCGCGGTCCAGCCCGGCACCGGTCAACTGCTGGCGATGTACGGCGGGCCGGACTTCCTCAAGAGCCAGATCAACTGGGCGACGACCAAGGCCAGGCCGGGTTCGTCGTTCAAGCCGTTCGCGCTGGCCGCGGCGCTCGAGGACGAGAAGTCGATCTACGACATCTTCCAGGGCGACAGCCCGATCACGGTCCAGGGCCAGAAGTTCGGCAACGAGCTCAGCACCGACTACGGCGACGTCACGCTGCTGAAGGCGACGGAGGAGTCGGTCAACACCGCCTTCTACGACCTGGTCGACAACCAGATGGACAACGGTCCGGAGAAGGTCACAGCCGCGGCCGAGGCGGCCGGTATCCCGGCGTCGAAGGCTCTGGAGAACGACAAGTCGAACCCGTCCACCGTGCTCGGCCCGAACGCGTACGCGTCGCCGGTCGACATGGCGAACGCCTACGCGACGTTCGCGGCCGGAGGAAAGTACACACCGCTGCACGTGATCAAGGAAGTACGCGGTCCGGACGGCAAGGTGCTCTGGTCGGACGCGAGCATCATGAAGCAGCAGAAGCAGGCGTTCCGGCCGGAGATCGCCAACATGGTGAACTACGTCCTGCAGAAGGTGGTCACGGACGGCACCGGAACGGGCGCCAAGGATCTCGACCGTCCGGTCGCCGGGAAGACTGGTACCGCCGGTGGTGTCGCGGTGGAGGACCGGGCCGAGAACAAGAAGTGCGGCGGCTGTAAGGACGGCTCGGCGACGCTGACCTCGTGGTGGAGCGCCTACACCCCACAGCTGTCGACCTCCGTGCTGTACCGAGCGGGCAAGGACGGCGAGTCGGACCTCGACCCGTACAGCGACGACCCGGCCTTCTTCGGTGGCAACTGGCCGCTGAAGACCTGGCTGGCGTTCATGAAGGCGGCGCTGGACGGTGTTCCGTCGGCCGACTTCGTCGCGCCGGACGCGGACCAGGTCAAGGACACCACCACTCCGACGTTCACGCCGCCGACGAACACGCCGACGAACACGCCGACCAACACGCCGCCGCCGAGTTCTCCGCCGCCGAGCTCGCCACCCCCGTCGACGCCGCCGCCGAACACGCCGACGAACACGCCGACGAAGACCAAACCGACCCGTCCGACGACGACGCCAGGCTGGCCGTCGCTGCCGACCGGCGGGACGACGAGCGAACCGACGAAGACCCCGCAGAAACCCGGCGGCGGTCAATAG